One Acutalibacter muris DNA window includes the following coding sequences:
- a CDS encoding ABC transporter permease encodes MAAKQNTAPAVALELTDKQKKRKVRIKLIKQNYQLYFFLIPAVVFIALFMYGPLYGLVIAFKNYRPAEGIWGSRWVGFDWFIRFFSTPRCWDIVRNTLTVSIYSLIAGFPFPICLAIILNYVKNLRFKKFAQTVTYMPYFISTVVLVAMMNLFFSPTSGFVNTIIKFFGGEPVYFMGVSSLFPHMYVWSGIWQSMGYSSIIYIAALSGVSPELHESAVIDGANILQRIWHIDIPTIMPTMVILLIMSCGNIMNVGYEKVYLMQNDLVIDTAEVISTYVYKIGLINNQFSFSTAIGLMNNVINFIVLVAANKLSNKIFGSGLW; translated from the coding sequence ATGGCTGCCAAACAAAACACCGCACCGGCGGTGGCGCTGGAGCTGACTGACAAGCAGAAAAAGCGCAAGGTCCGTATCAAGCTCATAAAGCAGAATTACCAGCTCTATTTCTTCCTGATACCTGCCGTGGTATTTATAGCGCTGTTCATGTACGGGCCTCTGTACGGCCTGGTGATAGCCTTTAAGAACTACAGGCCCGCTGAAGGTATCTGGGGCAGCCGCTGGGTGGGCTTCGACTGGTTCATAAGGTTCTTTTCCACCCCAAGGTGCTGGGACATAGTCAGGAACACCCTCACGGTGTCCATATACAGCCTTATCGCCGGGTTCCCCTTCCCCATCTGCCTTGCGATAATCCTGAACTATGTAAAAAACCTGCGCTTTAAGAAGTTCGCGCAGACCGTTACGTACATGCCCTACTTCATCTCCACCGTTGTTCTGGTGGCCATGATGAACCTGTTCTTCTCCCCCACTTCGGGCTTTGTGAACACGATAATCAAGTTCTTCGGGGGCGAGCCCGTCTACTTCATGGGCGTTTCCAGCCTGTTCCCCCATATGTACGTGTGGTCGGGCATATGGCAGAGCATGGGCTACAGCTCCATAATCTACATCGCGGCCCTTTCCGGGGTCAGCCCGGAGCTGCACGAGTCGGCGGTTATAGACGGGGCAAATATCCTTCAGAGGATATGGCATATAGACATACCCACCATAATGCCCACCATGGTGATACTGCTTATCATGAGCTGCGGCAACATCATGAACGTAGGCTATGAAAAAGTCTATCTTATGCAGAACGACCTTGTCATAGACACTGCGGAGGTCATCTCCACGTATGTGTACAAGATTGGCCTTATCAACAACCAGTTCAGCTTCTCCACGGCCATAGGGCTTATGAACAACGTGATAAACTTCATCGTCCTGGTGGCCGCAAACAAGCTGTCCAACAAGATCTTCGGCTCCGGCCTGTGGTAA
- the efp gene encoding elongation factor P — MVTAGDFRNGVTFEMDGNVYSIIEFQHVKPGKGAAFVRTKIRNVISGAVTERTFNPNDKYPTAFIERKDMQYLYSDGDLYYFMDTETYEQEPINGSVLTDNFKFVKENMECKVLSYKGSVFGVEPPNFVELEVTKTEPGVKGDTATNTLKPATVETGAEVRVPLFINEGEMIRIDTRTGEYMERA, encoded by the coding sequence ATGGTAACGGCAGGCGATTTCAGAAACGGCGTGACCTTTGAGATGGACGGGAACGTGTACTCCATCATTGAGTTCCAGCACGTGAAGCCCGGCAAGGGCGCGGCCTTTGTGCGCACCAAGATACGCAACGTGATTTCCGGGGCGGTAACCGAGCGCACCTTTAACCCTAACGACAAGTACCCCACCGCTTTCATCGAGAGGAAGGACATGCAGTACCTCTACAGCGACGGGGACCTCTACTACTTCATGGACACGGAGACCTATGAGCAGGAGCCCATCAACGGCTCTGTGCTGACGGACAACTTCAAGTTTGTCAAGGAGAACATGGAGTGCAAGGTGCTCTCCTATAAGGGCAGCGTTTTCGGCGTGGAGCCCCCTAACTTCGTGGAGCTGGAGGTCACCAAGACCGAGCCCGGCGTGAAGGGCGACACGGCCACCAACACCTTAAAGCCCGCCACGGTAGAGACCGGGGCAGAGGTCCGTGTGCCCTTATTTATAAACGAGGGCGAGATGATAAGAATAGACACCCGCACCGGCGAGTACATGGAAAGAGCCTAA
- a CDS encoding CD1247 N-terminal domain-containing protein gives MSNSERASYIRGLMDGMELDPNAKETKIFNAIMELLSELCTSVDELEDEVDGIADQLDEVDEDLGTLESEYYGIDKDSCGCGGHHHQGGCGCGHHHAEFEVICPSCGETIGLTEEMLDEDSMVCPNCGETLEFDFDEDEEETEPEEEPGKDIGE, from the coding sequence ATGAGTAATTCAGAACGCGCATCGTATATCCGCGGCCTTATGGACGGCATGGAGCTGGACCCGAACGCCAAGGAGACCAAAATATTTAACGCCATCATGGAGCTGCTCTCGGAGCTCTGCACCTCTGTGGACGAGCTTGAGGACGAGGTGGACGGCATCGCCGATCAGCTGGACGAGGTGGACGAGGACCTGGGGACCCTTGAGAGCGAGTATTACGGCATTGACAAGGACAGCTGCGGGTGCGGCGGCCATCATCACCAGGGGGGCTGCGGCTGCGGCCACCACCACGCCGAGTTCGAGGTTATCTGCCCCAGCTGCGGTGAGACCATCGGGCTCACCGAGGAGATGCTGGACGAGGACAGCATGGTCTGCCCCAACTGCGGCGAGACTCTGGAATTTGACTTCGACGAGGACGAGGAAGAGACCGAGCCCGAGGAGGAACCCGGGAAGGACATCGGGGAATAA
- a CDS encoding PD-(D/E)XK nuclease family protein — protein sequence MLQFILGRAGSGKTEYLRRALADRALSGDSKCIMLVPEQFTFETEKAMLRLAGPQRAGAIGVYSFTRLAESVFHRLGGLAGHRLTDGGRRILMSSALAACEEGLEVYRSAVKSGRMTELMLTAVDELKMCGITPEDLTGAAMGLKSRGLAQKLRELSAVYAAYDALVAASYLDSRDDLTRLYEALEGADSFSGCTVAVDSFEGFTQQELKVLSRLMTQADRVLVSLCTDGLSKEDAGLFALVDRTRRQLTAIAGEQGVEVLPPVTLIRSPRFHNENLKLLEAQIFCPEEVLTSPDHEGLTLYRARDVFDESEFVAASIRRLVMEGLRYKDITIICRNPSQYYGSLDVALKKRDIPCFMSQPVRVDAEPVTRFLLGAFEAVQSGLATEELLELLKTGVSGFTAAEISDLENYAYLWRLSGPAWRESFARHPRGFGWEMTEEDGLELSRLNALRARLVPPLEAFAAATADCSGAEMSQACYDLLISFGLEETLPEYCRQLELAGEDAIAARQLRVWDLLMETLDQLHSILGDRRTTRERYYRLLKEVLSAEDVSDIPETADQVIFGTAEQVRQTAPRVVFLMGVTQGDFPQNPKAAGVFSDAERRELIELRLPLGDPLEQRAIEERYLAYSVACLASEGLILSWPMSAGGEDKEPSELIVGVRGVFPTLRPEQELPESFFANSREAAFSRMAARWRERTPAAEALRRFVREDPGQAGRLEALERAAGQRPQRLRDPALAKRVYGERIFLSPTQIETFHSCPFKYFCRYGLNARERRPAEVDVLQYGTLMHYLLEKVFSQPREVRGGWTEDELRDFIDRRIEEYAGENLGGMEQLSSRQRYRLGRMGASAHKLIRHLELELAQSQFVPEHTEMKLGRDAPTLRVETGDGDVVTVGGTIDRVDVLHYPGGRSYVRVIDYKTGGKDFRLGDVLYGLNMQMLIYLAALVQDGRRFPAGILYVPAAEPNVSAQRGAAPEEIEKAELRQLRMSGLVLSDSEIITAMEAGAKGVFIPAALKKDGTPDSHSSVLSEGELIRVLEYSRRLIATMGRELLRGQAAAKPNMKNRSACEYCPYAAVCGRELSDRDIENERLSQKEAMAEIEKRMDNKEEPI from the coding sequence ATGCTCCAGTTCATACTCGGCCGCGCCGGAAGCGGGAAAACCGAATACCTGCGGCGGGCCCTTGCGGACCGCGCCCTCTCCGGAGACTCGAAATGTATAATGCTGGTCCCGGAGCAGTTTACCTTCGAGACCGAAAAGGCCATGCTGCGCCTGGCGGGGCCCCAGAGGGCGGGCGCCATCGGCGTGTACAGCTTTACCCGGCTGGCGGAGTCCGTGTTCCACCGGCTGGGGGGCCTTGCGGGCCACAGGCTCACCGACGGGGGCCGGCGCATACTCATGTCCTCGGCCCTGGCCGCCTGCGAGGAGGGGCTGGAGGTGTACAGAAGCGCTGTCAAATCCGGGCGCATGACGGAGCTTATGCTCACCGCCGTGGACGAGCTGAAAATGTGCGGCATCACCCCGGAGGACCTGACCGGCGCGGCCATGGGCCTTAAAAGTCGGGGGCTCGCCCAAAAGCTCCGGGAGCTCTCGGCTGTCTATGCCGCCTATGACGCGCTGGTGGCCGCCTCTTACCTGGACAGCCGGGACGACCTGACGAGGCTCTATGAGGCCCTCGAGGGCGCGGACAGCTTCTCCGGGTGCACCGTTGCCGTGGACTCCTTCGAGGGGTTTACACAGCAGGAACTGAAGGTGCTCTCAAGGCTCATGACCCAGGCGGACAGGGTGCTGGTCTCCCTCTGCACCGACGGGCTCTCAAAGGAGGACGCGGGTCTGTTCGCCCTGGTGGACCGCACCCGACGCCAGCTTACCGCCATAGCCGGGGAGCAGGGGGTGGAGGTTCTGCCCCCGGTGACCCTCATAAGGTCCCCGCGCTTTCACAACGAGAACCTGAAGCTTTTAGAGGCCCAGATCTTCTGCCCCGAGGAGGTCCTGACCTCCCCCGACCACGAGGGCCTGACCCTGTACCGGGCCCGGGACGTGTTCGACGAGAGCGAGTTCGTAGCCGCAAGCATACGGCGGCTGGTAATGGAGGGGCTTCGCTATAAGGATATCACCATCATCTGCCGCAATCCTTCGCAGTATTACGGCAGCCTGGACGTGGCCTTGAAAAAGCGGGATATCCCCTGCTTCATGTCCCAGCCGGTGCGGGTGGACGCGGAGCCGGTTACACGGTTCCTGCTGGGGGCCTTCGAGGCGGTGCAGAGCGGGCTTGCCACCGAGGAGCTGCTGGAGCTTTTAAAGACCGGGGTGTCGGGCTTTACGGCGGCGGAGATTTCGGACCTTGAGAACTATGCCTACCTGTGGAGGCTATCCGGCCCCGCCTGGAGGGAGAGCTTTGCGCGCCACCCCAGGGGCTTTGGCTGGGAGATGACAGAGGAGGACGGGTTGGAGCTTTCCCGGCTGAACGCCCTGCGCGCCCGGCTTGTCCCGCCACTGGAGGCCTTTGCCGCCGCCACTGCGGACTGCTCCGGGGCAGAGATGAGTCAGGCCTGCTATGACCTGCTTATAAGCTTCGGACTTGAGGAAACGCTCCCGGAATACTGCCGGCAGTTAGAGCTTGCCGGGGAGGACGCCATAGCCGCCCGGCAGCTCAGGGTATGGGACCTGTTGATGGAGACCCTGGACCAGCTGCACAGCATTTTGGGGGACAGGAGGACCACCCGGGAGCGGTACTACCGGCTTTTAAAGGAGGTGCTCTCGGCGGAGGACGTGTCCGATATCCCCGAGACCGCCGACCAGGTGATCTTCGGCACCGCCGAGCAGGTGCGGCAGACCGCGCCCCGGGTGGTGTTCCTGATGGGGGTCACCCAGGGGGATTTCCCCCAGAACCCCAAGGCTGCCGGGGTGTTTTCCGACGCGGAGCGCCGGGAACTGATAGAGCTTCGGCTGCCCCTGGGGGACCCCCTGGAGCAGAGGGCCATTGAGGAACGCTACCTTGCATATTCCGTGGCGTGCCTTGCAAGTGAAGGGCTTATACTGTCCTGGCCCATGAGCGCCGGGGGAGAGGACAAGGAGCCCAGCGAGCTTATCGTCGGGGTGCGGGGGGTGTTCCCCACCCTCCGGCCGGAGCAGGAGCTTCCGGAGAGTTTCTTCGCGAATTCCCGGGAGGCGGCCTTCTCCCGGATGGCTGCCCGCTGGCGGGAGCGGACCCCGGCGGCGGAGGCCCTGCGCAGGTTTGTCCGGGAGGACCCGGGCCAGGCCGGGCGGCTGGAGGCCCTGGAGCGGGCGGCGGGGCAGCGTCCCCAGCGGCTTCGGGACCCGGCTTTGGCTAAGAGGGTATACGGCGAGCGTATTTTTCTCTCGCCCACCCAGATAGAGACCTTCCATAGCTGTCCCTTCAAATACTTCTGCCGCTACGGCCTGAACGCCAGGGAGCGCCGCCCGGCGGAGGTGGACGTGCTGCAATACGGCACCCTTATGCACTACCTGCTGGAAAAGGTGTTTTCACAGCCCCGGGAGGTGCGCGGGGGCTGGACGGAGGACGAACTCCGGGATTTTATCGACCGGCGGATAGAGGAGTATGCCGGGGAGAACCTGGGCGGCATGGAGCAGCTCTCAAGCCGCCAGCGGTACAGGCTGGGGCGCATGGGGGCCTCTGCCCATAAGCTCATACGCCACTTAGAGCTGGAGCTGGCCCAGAGCCAATTTGTCCCGGAGCACACGGAGATGAAGCTGGGCCGGGACGCGCCCACCCTCAGGGTGGAGACCGGGGACGGAGATGTAGTCACCGTGGGCGGCACCATCGACCGGGTGGACGTCCTGCACTACCCCGGGGGGAGAAGCTATGTGAGGGTGATAGATTATAAGACCGGGGGCAAGGACTTTAGGCTTGGGGACGTGCTGTATGGGCTCAATATGCAGATGCTGATATACCTGGCGGCGCTGGTACAGGACGGGCGGCGTTTCCCGGCGGGCATACTTTATGTCCCGGCGGCGGAACCCAACGTAAGCGCCCAGCGGGGCGCGGCCCCCGAGGAGATAGAGAAGGCGGAGCTCAGGCAGCTGCGCATGAGCGGCCTGGTGCTCTCCGACAGCGAGATAATAACCGCAATGGAGGCGGGGGCCAAGGGGGTGTTCATACCGGCGGCGCTGAAAAAGGACGGCACGCCGGACAGCCACAGCTCAGTGCTCTCAGAGGGGGAGCTTATTAGGGTACTGGAGTATTCCAGGCGCTTGATAGCCACCATGGGCCGGGAGCTGCTCCGGGGGCAGGCCGCCGCAAAGCCCAACATGAAGAACCGCAGCGCCTGTGAGTATTGCCCCTATGCCGCCGTCTGCGGCCGGGAGCTCTCCGACAGGGACATAGAGAACGAACGCCTTAGTCAAAAGGAGGCCATGGCGGAGATAGAAAAGAGAATGGACAATAAGGAGGAGCCCATATGA
- a CDS encoding stage II sporulation protein R has protein sequence MNVKQNRLFKAALCALATACALSWLTAAGPAEQLPENILRLHVVANSDSEADQSLKLKVRDAVLNEAARWCQGADSLYEANAAVCTHLEGITEAARGAVKENGFTDAVTVTVTDEFFHTREYEGFTLPAGRYRTLRVVIGEGSGHNWWCVVFPALCLPAAQGEDVLAELPPEQREAVRDKGLQVSFKLAELYEELKNWLAPGA, from the coding sequence ATGAACGTGAAGCAAAACCGTCTTTTTAAAGCCGCCCTCTGCGCGCTGGCTACAGCCTGCGCCCTTTCATGGCTCACAGCCGCAGGACCCGCCGAGCAGCTGCCGGAGAACATACTGCGCCTGCATGTGGTGGCAAACTCCGACAGCGAAGCCGACCAGTCCCTGAAGCTAAAGGTCCGGGACGCGGTACTTAACGAGGCCGCCCGCTGGTGCCAGGGGGCGGACAGCCTGTATGAGGCCAACGCCGCTGTCTGCACCCACCTGGAGGGTATCACCGAAGCGGCCCGGGGAGCTGTAAAAGAAAATGGTTTTACAGACGCGGTCACGGTCACCGTCACCGACGAGTTCTTCCACACCAGGGAGTATGAGGGCTTTACACTGCCCGCCGGGAGGTATAGGACCCTGCGGGTGGTGATAGGAGAGGGCTCCGGCCACAACTGGTGGTGCGTGGTGTTCCCGGCCCTATGCCTGCCCGCGGCCCAGGGTGAGGACGTGCTGGCGGAGCTGCCCCCGGAGCAGCGGGAGGCTGTAAGGGACAAGGGCCTGCAGGTGAGCTTCAAGCTGGCGGAGCTCTATGAAGAATTGAAAAATTGGCTTGCCCCTGGGGCATGA
- a CDS encoding putative manganese transporter: protein MLDILIDAVIDSLKTLPFLFGAYLLIEFLEHRAGDGMARLLARLGPLGPLGGAALGCVPQCGFSVAAANFYAGRLITPGTLIAVFLATSDEALPLLLSRPGAAGSLWPLLGVKLCAGAAAGIAVDLVYSRFLKQKLREPFQELCEDCGCEEKGVFRSALEHTLKIFLFLLAVNVALGCALELVGEENISRLLLSGSVLQPLLSGLLGFIPNCAASVILTELYLGGSLSFGAAVAGLCTGAGLGLLVLFRVNKNWRENLCITGVLYVSAVVTGTLCQLILP, encoded by the coding sequence ATGCTGGATATACTTATTGACGCGGTTATAGACTCACTAAAGACACTGCCCTTCCTCTTCGGCGCATACCTGCTCATAGAATTCCTGGAGCACAGGGCCGGCGACGGAATGGCCCGACTTTTGGCCCGGCTGGGGCCCCTGGGCCCTTTGGGCGGAGCGGCCCTGGGCTGCGTGCCCCAGTGCGGGTTCTCCGTGGCGGCGGCCAATTTCTACGCCGGGCGGCTCATCACACCGGGCACCCTTATCGCGGTGTTCCTGGCCACCTCAGACGAGGCCCTGCCCCTCCTGCTCTCAAGACCCGGGGCCGCGGGGAGCCTTTGGCCGCTGCTGGGGGTAAAGCTCTGCGCCGGGGCTGCAGCGGGAATCGCCGTGGACCTTGTGTACAGCCGGTTTCTAAAGCAGAAGCTCCGCGAGCCCTTCCAGGAGCTCTGCGAGGACTGCGGCTGTGAGGAGAAGGGCGTGTTCCGATCGGCGCTGGAGCATACGCTGAAAATATTCCTGTTCCTGCTGGCGGTAAACGTGGCGCTGGGCTGCGCCCTCGAGCTGGTGGGAGAGGAGAACATCTCCCGCCTGCTGCTGTCGGGAAGCGTCCTTCAGCCCCTGCTCTCAGGACTCCTCGGCTTTATCCCCAACTGCGCGGCCTCGGTGATACTTACCGAGCTGTACCTGGGGGGCTCCCTGTCCTTCGGGGCGGCGGTGGCCGGGCTCTGCACCGGGGCTGGGCTGGGGCTGCTGGTGCTGTTCCGGGTAAATAAAAACTGGCGGGAGAACCTGTGCATCACCGGTGTGCTATATGTGTCGGCGGTGGTAACCGGCACTCTCTGCCAGCTTATCCTTCCATAG
- the ispE gene encoding 4-(cytidine 5'-diphospho)-2-C-methyl-D-erythritol kinase, with translation MKINAYGKINLTLDVVGRREDGYHLLDTVMQTISVWDELEIQHSRQPGVHLQCNRESLPTDSKNTAFRAAKFFLEDRGLQNEGVYIFIKKHIPSRSGMGGGSADAAAVLRGLNEMYETKLSAEKLMELGVKVGADVPFCVIGGAARCTGTGAQVEPIAPMPECWLVVCKPPTGMSTPRAYALLDQYPLSSIQATPRMLEAMAVGSLKRIGRSLANRFDETLRMAPVRALKRAMTDAGALGAMMTGSGSSVYGIFETEQRAREAMEQMVGMGKIFLAKPCAGI, from the coding sequence ATGAAAATAAATGCCTACGGTAAGATAAACCTTACCCTGGACGTGGTCGGCAGACGGGAGGACGGCTATCACCTTTTGGACACGGTGATGCAGACCATATCCGTCTGGGACGAGCTGGAGATACAGCACAGCCGCCAGCCTGGGGTGCACCTTCAGTGCAACAGGGAGAGTCTTCCCACAGACAGTAAGAACACCGCTTTTCGGGCGGCGAAGTTCTTTCTTGAGGACCGGGGCCTTCAAAACGAGGGCGTGTATATATTTATAAAAAAGCACATACCAAGCCGCTCCGGCATGGGCGGCGGCAGCGCGGACGCGGCGGCGGTGCTTCGGGGCCTTAACGAGATGTATGAGACAAAGCTTTCGGCGGAGAAGCTCATGGAGCTGGGGGTTAAGGTGGGCGCGGACGTGCCCTTCTGCGTTATTGGGGGCGCGGCCAGGTGCACGGGGACCGGCGCCCAGGTGGAGCCTATAGCCCCCATGCCGGAATGCTGGCTGGTGGTCTGCAAACCGCCCACTGGTATGAGCACCCCCAGGGCCTACGCCCTTCTGGACCAGTACCCCCTCTCAAGCATCCAGGCCACGCCCCGGATGCTGGAGGCCATGGCTGTGGGGAGCCTCAAGCGTATCGGCAGGAGCCTTGCCAACCGTTTCGACGAAACCCTCCGCATGGCGCCGGTGAGGGCGCTGAAAAGGGCCATGACGGACGCTGGGGCCCTGGGCGCGATGATGACCGGCAGCGGTTCCAGCGTGTACGGCATCTTCGAGACGGAGCAGCGGGCCCGGGAGGCCATGGAGCAGATGGTCGGGATGGGAAAGATATTTTTGGCCAAGCCCTGCGCTGGAATATAA
- a CDS encoding pyridoxal phosphate-dependent aminotransferase: MDYDKLVNPTIKEIKPSGIRRFFDIANEMEDVISLSVGEPDFHTPWHIREAGIESLEKGRTRYTPNRGFIQLRQEVSSFLSRHYGVEYEPESQVLITVGGSEAIDLCVRSLITPGDEVLIPEPSFVCYVPIAQMAGGVPVTIETGPENGFKLTAKELEAHITERTKLLIMPYPNNPTGAVMEREELLKIARVVEKHNLLVLSDEIYAALTYTQEGHICFSSLPGMMERTIVVNGFSKAHSMTGWRLGYAAGPREIISLMVKLHQFAIMSAPTTSQYAAIEALKNGDDDMAYMRGQYDMRRRLIVDGLNEIGLKCFEPKGAFYVFPSVKSTGLTSDEFCERLIYSKQVAVVPGSAFGPCGEGFVRISYCYSVKHITEALSRIRAFLEEL, translated from the coding sequence ATTGATTATGATAAGCTGGTGAATCCCACTATAAAAGAGATAAAGCCCTCGGGCATACGCCGGTTCTTCGACATAGCCAACGAGATGGAGGACGTGATATCCCTCTCAGTGGGGGAGCCGGACTTCCATACCCCATGGCACATACGGGAGGCGGGCATAGAGTCCCTTGAGAAGGGTCGCACAAGATACACGCCCAATAGGGGCTTTATACAGCTGCGGCAGGAGGTCTCGAGCTTTCTTTCCCGGCACTACGGCGTGGAGTATGAGCCCGAGAGCCAGGTGCTCATAACCGTGGGCGGGTCAGAGGCCATAGATCTCTGCGTCAGAAGCCTTATAACCCCAGGGGACGAGGTACTGATACCCGAGCCCAGCTTTGTGTGCTATGTGCCCATCGCGCAGATGGCCGGGGGGGTGCCGGTGACCATAGAGACCGGGCCGGAGAACGGCTTTAAGCTGACGGCAAAGGAGCTGGAGGCCCATATAACCGAGAGGACAAAGCTCCTCATTATGCCCTACCCCAACAACCCCACCGGGGCTGTGATGGAGCGGGAGGAGCTGCTGAAGATAGCCAGGGTGGTGGAAAAGCACAACCTTCTGGTGCTCTCCGACGAGATATACGCGGCGCTGACCTATACCCAGGAGGGACATATATGCTTTTCCTCACTGCCGGGGATGATGGAGCGGACCATTGTGGTCAACGGCTTTTCAAAGGCCCACTCCATGACAGGCTGGCGCCTGGGGTACGCGGCGGGGCCAAGGGAGATAATCTCCCTGATGGTAAAGCTGCACCAGTTCGCCATAATGAGCGCCCCCACCACCAGCCAGTACGCGGCCATAGAGGCCCTAAAAAACGGCGACGACGATATGGCATATATGCGGGGCCAGTACGACATGAGGAGAAGGCTTATCGTGGACGGCCTTAACGAGATCGGCTTAAAATGCTTCGAGCCCAAGGGGGCCTTCTATGTGTTCCCCTCTGTAAAGTCCACGGGCCTTACCTCCGATGAGTTCTGCGAGAGGCTCATATACAGCAAGCAGGTGGCCGTTGTGCCCGGCAGCGCCTTCGGGCCCTGCGGCGAGGGCTTTGTGCGTATATCCTACTGCTATTCCGTAAAGCATATCACCGAGGCCCTGTCAAGAATACGGGCGTTCCTTGAGGAGCTGTAG
- a CDS encoding Lrp/AsnC family transcriptional regulator — translation MEQILELLQEDAKLTPKQLSVMLGEEEGAVESAIKQYEREGVIKGYHTLVNWERTETQKAAALIELRVSPQKDTGFDEIAGRIMNFPEVESVYLMSGGYDLAVTVGGRSMQDVAMFVQKRLAPIDGVLSTATHFVLTKYKDGGVVFNSDYEEIDERGSNLCD, via the coding sequence ATGGAGCAGATTTTGGAGCTTTTGCAGGAGGACGCGAAGCTTACCCCCAAGCAGCTTTCCGTGATGCTGGGCGAGGAGGAGGGCGCGGTGGAGAGCGCCATAAAGCAGTATGAGCGGGAAGGCGTTATAAAGGGCTATCACACCCTTGTGAACTGGGAGCGCACCGAGACCCAGAAGGCCGCTGCCCTTATCGAGCTGCGGGTGTCGCCCCAGAAGGACACGGGCTTTGACGAGATAGCCGGGCGGATAATGAACTTCCCCGAGGTGGAGAGCGTATACCTTATGTCCGGGGGCTATGACCTGGCGGTCACTGTTGGCGGGCGCAGTATGCAGGACGTGGCGATGTTCGTGCAGAAGCGGCTGGCCCCCATCGACGGCGTACTGTCCACGGCCACCCACTTCGTGCTGACCAAGTACAAGGACGGCGGCGTGGTCTTTAACAGCGACTACGAGGAAATCGACGAGAGAGGGAGCAACCTTTGTGATTGA
- a CDS encoding histidinol-phosphatase HisJ family protein, whose protein sequence is MEHKYASDCHSHSNCSPDGEHSPGAMAERARELGLYAYTLTDHCECNEYEGKYRERQAIAWAEMEKLSVPKGLVFLKGIELGQATQNPEGAREAVEKYPYDFVIGSLHNLRDKEDFYYMDCREKPREEIDGLLDTYWDELLEMIELGGFDSLGHLTYPLRYIQGEQGVIVDLERHYEKIDGVFKSLMEHKKALEVNSSSFFNGLGETMPGPGLLRRYYELGGRLLTFGSDSHRMEHLGRGIDRAMAEARAIGFTEFALYRQHEPVMLPLE, encoded by the coding sequence ATGGAACATAAATACGCCTCCGACTGCCACAGCCACTCCAACTGTTCCCCGGACGGAGAGCACTCCCCGGGGGCTATGGCGGAGCGGGCCCGGGAGCTGGGGCTTTACGCCTATACCCTCACGGACCACTGCGAGTGCAACGAGTATGAGGGGAAGTACAGGGAGCGGCAGGCCATTGCTTGGGCGGAGATGGAGAAGCTCAGTGTGCCAAAGGGGCTTGTCTTTCTTAAAGGCATAGAGCTGGGCCAGGCCACCCAGAACCCGGAGGGGGCCAGGGAGGCCGTGGAGAAATATCCATACGATTTTGTGATAGGGTCCCTGCACAACCTTCGGGATAAAGAGGACTTCTACTATATGGACTGCCGGGAGAAGCCCCGGGAGGAGATAGATGGACTTCTGGACACCTATTGGGACGAGCTTTTGGAGATGATAGAACTGGGGGGCTTTGACAGCCTGGGCCACCTGACATATCCCCTGCGGTACATCCAGGGGGAGCAGGGAGTTATAGTTGACCTGGAGCGGCATTATGAAAAAATCGACGGGGTATTTAAAAGCCTTATGGAGCACAAAAAGGCCCTTGAGGTCAACAGTTCGAGCTTCTTTAACGGGCTGGGGGAGACCATGCCCGGGCCGGGGCTGCTTAGGCGGTACTATGAGCTGGGGGGCAGGCTTCTGACCTTCGGCTCCGACTCCCACCGCATGGAGCATCTGGGCCGGGGCATAGACCGGGCCATGGCAGAGGCAAGGGCGATAGGCTTTACCGAGTTTGCGCTATACAGGCAGCACGAGCCCGTAATGCTGCCGCTGGAATAA